The genomic DNA CATTAGCATCAAATATCATGGCAGCAGTGCCATCCATAAAAGTAGATGTACTCTCTGCCCAGTGGTACATAGTTGGTCCTTTTGGTCCATATTCTCTAAGTAGCTTACCGTAGAATTTAAAGGCTTCTACGCTTTCAGGTGAGGCAATATTAGCATTTCCTTTTTCGTCAGTCCATGAGCCACCAAAGCTATAGAGAAAATCTACAAATTGAGAAGTAGCGGCAGCATCTTTGCCTCTCAGCGTAATTCCTATCATTTCTTTTCCATCTACAATTTTCTTGTGGAAAAATTTTGCAGTTTCTTCTAATTCTGCCATTGTCTCAGGAACTTTTATATTAAACTGTTTAAATAGATCTTTACGATATGAGAGCAAAGAGGCTTCAGCATTTATAACTACTCCGATCTGGTGTCCTTCTATTCTGGCACCTTTCATCGGGCCTGCAAAAAAATCTCCCAAATCCCACTCTTGTATATTTGTTAGATCTGGATCAGTCATATATCCTTCAAGAGGAGCCAACCATCCTGCTTTCCAATAGTGTAGTTTGGCTTGTCCCGGCATAATCATGTAGCCATCAACTTTTCCTCCCGCATTTAACTCAATAAGACGTTTATCGCGGAATTGATCTTCCGGGAAAACTTCCATAATTACCTTAATTCCGGTTTTTTCTTCAAATTCAGGAATTTTTGGTTCTATAAATGTAGTAAAGGGGTGTTTATTCATTAATAAGCGAATTTCCACTCCTTCAAATTGACGCCAATTAATGTCAGCTAAGGCAATCATGGTTGTAAACATTAATAAAATTGAGATTAGCAAAATTAATAAAAATATTCTTTTTTTCATTTCAATCCTCCAAAAGTTTTTGGTTATTATTCTTAACTTACTTCAGTCAAAAGAAATTATTTAACTTTTTCTGGTTACATTGTTTTTGAGCTTGAAAAAATTTACTTTAAAACAACTTAAAAAATATTCTTTATTTTAAATTAAGAGCATTCTTTCTTTATTTTTCAC from Candidatus Atribacteria bacterium includes the following:
- a CDS encoding sugar ABC transporter substrate-binding protein; translation: MKKRIFLLILLISILLMFTTMIALADINWRQFEGVEIRLLMNKHPFTTFIEPKIPEFEEKTGIKVIMEVFPEDQFRDKRLIELNAGGKVDGYMIMPGQAKLHYWKAGWLAPLEGYMTDPDLTNIQEWDLGDFFAGPMKGARIEGHQIGVVINAEASLLSYRKDLFKQFNIKVPETMAELEETAKFFHKKIVDGKEMIGITLRGKDAAATSQFVDFLYSFGGSWTDEKGNANIASPESVEAFKFYGKLLREYGPKGPTMYHWAESTSTFMDGTAAMIFDANVFKSLYENPQESKVVGKVGYATIPAGSAGKLPHVSNWSLAVSGTATPECQKATWLFVQWATNKENELGALLSGVPAGRESAWTDPKFVSTDNTPDWTASSLKSFAIGQPQWNPPVLNVSEIRDIVGKVIVDSIEGKDVADSAKKAAELMNKTMEQ